One stretch of Streptomyces sp. 135 DNA includes these proteins:
- a CDS encoding TetR/AcrR family transcriptional regulator, with amino-acid sequence MALPPSAKPLRADAERTVRAILEAAERVLSANPAAPMEQIAEAAGVARTTVHRRFASREALITALAAWATQRFHDAVEAARPDTAPPAVALYQATANVLRVKIGWGFAMNALPTDAPEVARVHAAVQAQCERLFGRLRDAGVLRPGTDPDWARRVYYALIHEAATEAPETDAAVDALATRVVDTLLRGVGA; translated from the coding sequence ATGGCGCTGCCCCCCTCCGCCAAACCGCTGCGCGCCGACGCCGAGCGAACGGTCCGCGCGATCCTCGAAGCCGCCGAGCGGGTCCTGTCCGCGAACCCGGCGGCGCCGATGGAGCAGATCGCCGAGGCCGCCGGGGTCGCCCGCACCACCGTGCACCGGCGGTTCGCCTCACGGGAGGCCCTGATCACGGCACTGGCCGCCTGGGCGACCCAGCGGTTCCACGACGCCGTCGAAGCCGCCAGGCCGGACACCGCGCCGCCCGCCGTCGCGCTCTACCAGGCCACCGCGAACGTGCTGCGCGTGAAGATCGGCTGGGGCTTCGCCATGAACGCCCTGCCCACCGACGCACCCGAGGTCGCCCGCGTGCACGCCGCCGTGCAGGCCCAGTGCGAGCGGTTGTTCGGCCGCCTCCGTGACGCCGGTGTGCTGCGGCCCGGCACCGACCCGGACTGGGCGCGGCGGGTGTACTACGCGCTCATCCACGAAGCGGCGACGGAGGCACCGGAGACGGACGCGGCCGTGGACGCCCTGGCCACGCGGGTGGTCGACACGTTGCTGCGGGGCGTGGGGGCCTGA
- a CDS encoding SDR family oxidoreductase: MDLQLNGKTALVTGASRGIGLAVVRALSAEGVRVVAAARTAAPELRAAGAHPVAVDLSDPAGAERLVADATAELGGIDILVNNVGGGDGGLSGGFLDVTDAQWAQVVDLNFFATVRVTRAALPALLAARGAIVNVSSVGARVPHGGPLAYTTAKAALTAFGKAIVHEFGPKGVRVNTVSPGPVRTDMWESPSGYGAELAAAMGIPHADLLAGLPSATGMVIDRLVEPEEVAALVAYLSSPLAAATTGADHVIDGGSIKTA, encoded by the coding sequence ATGGACCTGCAACTCAACGGCAAGACCGCCCTGGTCACGGGCGCCAGCCGTGGCATCGGACTGGCCGTCGTCCGGGCCCTGAGCGCCGAGGGCGTCCGGGTCGTCGCGGCGGCCCGGACGGCCGCGCCGGAGCTTCGCGCGGCCGGTGCGCACCCGGTGGCGGTGGACCTGTCCGACCCCGCCGGCGCCGAGCGCCTCGTCGCCGACGCCACGGCCGAGCTGGGCGGCATCGACATCCTGGTCAACAACGTCGGCGGTGGTGACGGCGGCCTGAGCGGCGGCTTCCTCGATGTGACGGACGCGCAGTGGGCGCAGGTGGTGGACCTGAACTTCTTCGCCACCGTCCGCGTCACCCGCGCGGCCCTGCCCGCCCTGCTGGCCGCTCGCGGCGCGATCGTCAACGTCTCGTCCGTGGGCGCCCGTGTCCCGCACGGCGGTCCCCTCGCCTATACGACGGCCAAGGCCGCGCTGACCGCGTTCGGCAAGGCCATCGTCCACGAGTTCGGCCCGAAGGGAGTGCGGGTGAACACCGTCTCGCCGGGTCCGGTCCGCACCGACATGTGGGAGAGCCCGTCCGGCTACGGCGCCGAGCTGGCCGCGGCCATGGGCATCCCGCACGCCGACCTGCTGGCGGGTCTGCCGTCGGCGACGGGCATGGTCATCGACCGGCTGGTCGAACCGGAGGAGGTCGCCGCCCTCGTCGCCTACCTCTCGTCGCCACTCGCCGCCGCGACCACGGGCGCCGACCACGTCATCGACGGCGGATCCATCAAGACCGCCTGA
- a CDS encoding MurR/RpiR family transcriptional regulator — protein MSDSPAARLQVLFEGHRLTPTQRRIAHCMVRRAADVPFLSSVELAELAGVSQPSVTRFAVALGFDGYPALRKHLRDVVPAEAAAGDSLNEYQQAVEAEIANLRHLAEALADPGPVERAGRLLAASRPLPVLGLRAAASQAYGFSYFAAKVHPDVRLLDEGGTMLTDRIDAAVRAGATALLCFALPRHPREVVDALAHARETGLTVVTVADSPFAPVATYSHILLPAAVGTGLAFDTACAPMLLGRVLLEAMCDGLPDAQARLEEFDAGAVARGLFVE, from the coding sequence ATGAGTGACAGTCCTGCGGCACGGCTCCAAGTGCTCTTCGAGGGGCACCGACTCACGCCCACGCAGCGCCGCATCGCGCACTGCATGGTGCGGCGGGCGGCGGACGTCCCCTTCCTCTCCAGCGTCGAGCTGGCGGAACTGGCCGGCGTGAGCCAGCCCTCCGTGACCCGGTTCGCCGTCGCGCTCGGCTTCGACGGCTACCCCGCGCTGCGCAAACACCTGCGGGACGTGGTGCCCGCCGAGGCGGCCGCCGGGGACTCCCTCAACGAGTACCAGCAGGCGGTCGAGGCGGAGATCGCGAACCTCCGGCATCTCGCGGAGGCGCTCGCGGACCCGGGGCCGGTCGAGCGGGCGGGCCGGCTCCTCGCCGCCTCCCGTCCCCTGCCCGTCCTCGGCCTGCGGGCCGCCGCCTCCCAGGCGTACGGCTTCTCGTACTTCGCCGCGAAGGTCCACCCCGACGTACGCCTCCTCGACGAGGGCGGCACGATGCTCACCGACCGCATCGACGCGGCGGTCCGCGCGGGCGCCACGGCGCTTCTCTGCTTCGCGCTGCCGCGCCACCCCCGGGAGGTCGTCGACGCGCTGGCCCACGCGAGGGAGACGGGCCTGACGGTGGTCACGGTGGCGGACTCGCCGTTCGCCCCGGTGGCGACGTACTCCCACATCCTGCTCCCGGCGGCCGTCGGCACGGGCCTCGCCTTCGACACGGCCTGCGCGCCGATGCTGCTCGGCCGGGTCCTGCTGGAGGCCATGTGCGACGGCCTCCCGGACGCGCAGGCGCGGCTGGAGGAGTTCGACGCGGGGGCGGTGGCACGGGGGTTGTTCGTGGAGTGA
- a CDS encoding cytosine permease — protein MAAEDLVERRSIDVVPDDERHGTAFSQFTLWLGANLQITAVVTGALAVVFGGDVVWSLAGLVLGNLLGGAVMALHSAQGPKLGLPQMIQSRAQFGVKGAVVPLLLVILMYVGFFASGSVLAGQATAELTHTDDTTGIVLFAAVTAVMAAVGYRVIHALGRVASVICALAFVYLGVRLVDRVDVSALLGDARFDLPMFLLAVSLSASWQLAFGPYVADYSRYLPRTTSAKATFWWTLSGSAIGSQWSMTFGVLVAASAGDAFLDNQVGYVVGLGGTGLIASFLYFVIALGKLTINVLNTYGGFMSMVTSISGFRGLKVLGPRGRSAYIAVIMVAGTAVALLGKDSFLTSFKDFLLFLLTFFTPWSAINLVDYYLISRERYDIPALFDPHGRYGAWRPDALAVYGIGLLAQLPFLVTHFYTGPLVEPLGGADISWIVGLVVPAVLYWTLAGRGAVAPGDGPQPERGASPSADEAPAP, from the coding sequence ATGGCAGCTGAGGACCTGGTGGAGCGGCGCTCCATCGACGTCGTCCCGGACGACGAACGGCACGGCACGGCGTTCAGTCAGTTCACGCTCTGGCTCGGCGCCAACCTCCAGATCACCGCGGTCGTCACGGGCGCCCTCGCGGTCGTCTTCGGCGGCGACGTGGTGTGGTCGCTGGCCGGTCTCGTCCTCGGCAACCTGCTGGGCGGCGCGGTGATGGCCCTGCACTCGGCGCAGGGACCGAAGCTCGGCCTGCCCCAGATGATCCAGTCCCGCGCGCAGTTCGGCGTGAAGGGCGCGGTCGTCCCGCTGCTGCTCGTCATCCTCATGTACGTCGGGTTCTTCGCGAGCGGCAGCGTCCTCGCCGGACAGGCCACGGCCGAGCTGACGCACACCGACGACACCACCGGCATCGTGCTCTTCGCCGCCGTCACGGCGGTCATGGCGGCGGTCGGCTACCGCGTCATCCACGCGCTCGGCCGGGTCGCGTCCGTCATCTGCGCGCTGGCGTTCGTCTACCTCGGCGTCCGCCTCGTCGACCGCGTGGACGTCTCCGCCCTGCTGGGTGACGCCCGCTTCGACCTGCCGATGTTCCTGCTCGCCGTCTCGCTCTCGGCGTCCTGGCAGCTCGCCTTCGGGCCGTACGTCGCCGACTACTCGCGCTATCTGCCGCGTACGACCTCGGCGAAGGCCACGTTCTGGTGGACCCTGTCGGGGTCGGCGATCGGCTCGCAGTGGTCGATGACGTTCGGCGTGCTGGTGGCGGCGAGCGCGGGGGACGCCTTCCTCGACAACCAGGTCGGCTATGTCGTCGGCCTCGGCGGCACCGGCCTGATCGCCTCGTTCCTGTACTTCGTGATCGCGCTCGGCAAGCTGACGATCAACGTGCTCAACACCTACGGCGGCTTCATGTCGATGGTCACGAGCATCAGCGGCTTCCGCGGCCTGAAGGTGCTCGGGCCGCGCGGGCGCTCCGCGTACATCGCGGTCATCATGGTGGCGGGCACGGCGGTCGCGCTGCTGGGCAAGGACAGCTTCCTGACGTCCTTCAAGGACTTCCTGCTGTTCCTGCTGACCTTCTTCACGCCGTGGTCGGCGATCAACCTCGTCGACTACTACCTGATCTCCCGCGAGCGCTACGACATCCCGGCGCTCTTCGACCCGCACGGCCGCTACGGCGCCTGGCGCCCGGACGCCCTCGCCGTCTACGGCATCGGACTCCTCGCCCAACTGCCCTTCCTCGTCACGCACTTCTACACGGGCCCGCTCGTCGAGCCGCTGGGCGGCGCCGACATCTCGTGGATCGTGGGGCTCGTGGTGCCCGCGGTGCTGTACTGGACGCTGGCCGGGCGCGGCGCCGTGGCCCCGGGGGACGGCCCCCAGCCGGAAAGGGGGGCTAGCCCCAGCGCCGACGAGGCACCGGCGCCGTAA
- a CDS encoding TetR/AcrR family transcriptional regulator yields MARDTGKTKRLLMDAARAEFAEYGIAGARVNRIAEQAGVNKERIYGHFGNKEGLFNAVLGEAMAELAQAVRPGEGPAGEYVGRVFDYHSQDPTLLRLLMFEALYYGDRLADRESSRAAWYASASESLRDSTGYTSEQAAQLLLTLIGLGAWPVAMPQLARLALDKQEDCTGARGSLRDFLVAFTERAMAGTDTTGTTSTGAEVGS; encoded by the coding sequence ATGGCACGGGACACAGGCAAGACCAAGCGCCTGCTCATGGACGCAGCGCGTGCGGAGTTCGCGGAGTACGGCATCGCGGGAGCGCGCGTCAATCGGATCGCGGAACAGGCGGGGGTCAACAAAGAGCGGATCTACGGGCACTTCGGCAACAAGGAAGGCCTGTTCAACGCGGTGCTCGGCGAGGCGATGGCCGAGCTGGCGCAGGCCGTGCGCCCCGGCGAGGGGCCGGCCGGGGAGTACGTGGGGCGCGTCTTCGACTATCACAGTCAGGACCCGACGCTGCTGCGGCTGCTCATGTTCGAGGCGCTCTACTACGGAGACCGGCTGGCCGACAGGGAATCCAGCCGGGCCGCCTGGTACGCGAGCGCGTCCGAGTCCTTGCGGGACTCCACCGGCTACACCTCGGAGCAGGCGGCCCAGCTGCTGCTCACGCTGATCGGCCTGGGCGCGTGGCCGGTCGCCATGCCCCAACTGGCCCGCCTGGCCCTGGACAAGCAGGAGGACTGCACGGGGGCGCGGGGCAGCCTGCGGGACTTCCTCGTCGCCTTCACCGAACGGGCCATGGCGGGGACGGACACGACGGGTACGACGAGTACGGGGGCGGAGGTCGGAAGCTGA
- a CDS encoding ATP-binding protein yields the protein MKISISGTYSAGKTSTVMALSRYTGVPRTLARTIREILPETFPGKKLSEVTPDEFLQLMLRRHTGRAVQEALLGDHFISDGSSLQEWLYGAGRVIHGMNPNDTAGLEGGRAVELTEEMRFFGKVVDQYGYALKQHVKDTYDAYVHLQHELPIAADGHRPMNERFRATIDTMLLQTLDELEIPYHVVSGTMHERLETIAGIFDLKPVMSTEEAIELAWQDYGKQDFRMETERVPAAA from the coding sequence ATGAAGATCTCGATCTCCGGTACCTACTCCGCCGGCAAGACGTCCACCGTGATGGCGCTTTCGCGCTACACCGGCGTCCCGCGGACGCTGGCGAGGACGATCCGCGAGATCCTGCCGGAGACGTTCCCCGGCAAGAAGCTCTCGGAAGTGACCCCGGATGAGTTCCTTCAGCTGATGCTGCGTCGGCACACCGGGCGCGCGGTCCAGGAGGCGCTGCTCGGCGACCACTTCATCTCGGACGGTTCATCGCTCCAGGAGTGGCTGTACGGCGCGGGCCGTGTCATCCACGGCATGAACCCGAACGACACGGCAGGCCTCGAAGGCGGCCGGGCCGTCGAACTCACCGAGGAGATGCGCTTCTTCGGCAAGGTGGTGGACCAGTACGGGTACGCCCTCAAGCAGCACGTCAAGGACACCTACGACGCGTACGTACACCTCCAGCACGAGCTGCCCATCGCGGCCGACGGACACCGCCCGATGAATGAGCGCTTCCGCGCCACCATCGACACGATGCTGCTCCAGACCCTCGACGAGCTCGAGATCCCGTACCACGTGGTCAGCGGCACCATGCACGAACGCCTGGAGACCATCGCGGGCATCTTCGACCTCAAGCCGGTGATGAGCACCGAAGAGGCCATCGAACTGGCCTGGCAGGACTACGGCAAGCAGGACTTCCGCATGGAGACCGAGCGCGTGCCCGCGGCCGCGTAG
- a CDS encoding flavodoxin family protein, with product MPKKPSIAIAYYSGYGHTDVLAKAVGAGATDAGAEVTLIRVDTITDEQWGVLDSADAIIFGSPTYMGSAAGKFHAFAESTSKRWAALTWRDKIGAGFTNAACKAGDKHSTLGYFATLGAQHQMNWVNLGLHPGWHTSTESENDLNRLGYFNGAAATTPADLPADDVHKADIATAEYLGGRVARHTAVVLAGREALGV from the coding sequence ATGCCCAAAAAGCCGAGCATCGCCATCGCCTATTACTCCGGTTACGGACACACCGACGTACTGGCGAAGGCCGTCGGGGCCGGCGCGACCGACGCGGGGGCCGAGGTCACGCTGATCCGCGTCGACACCATCACCGACGAGCAGTGGGGCGTGCTCGACTCGGCGGACGCGATCATCTTCGGCTCGCCGACCTACATGGGTTCGGCGGCCGGCAAGTTCCACGCCTTCGCCGAGTCGACCAGCAAGCGCTGGGCCGCCCTCACCTGGCGCGACAAGATCGGCGCCGGCTTCACCAACGCCGCCTGCAAGGCCGGGGACAAGCACTCCACGCTCGGCTACTTCGCCACCCTCGGCGCCCAGCACCAGATGAACTGGGTGAACCTCGGCCTGCACCCGGGCTGGCACACCAGCACCGAGAGCGAGAACGACCTCAACCGCCTCGGCTACTTCAACGGCGCCGCGGCCACCACCCCGGCGGACCTCCCCGCGGACGACGTGCACAAGGCCGACATCGCCACCGCCGAGTACCTGGGCGGCCGCGTCGCCCGGCACACGGCCGTCGTCCTGGCCGGCCGCGAGGCCCTCGGCGTCTGA
- a CDS encoding nuclear transport factor 2 family protein, protein MSTDTLKSTADTVDAFFEAFGSGNQSALLDLFADEVDFTVAGAPNVPWAGSRSTKEEIAEFFGLFGQVLTPPESFALTGRVTEGEHAVVFATCVFGVLATGKKFTNSYALHFTVVDGRIVGYRMYEDSYAIHEAFTA, encoded by the coding sequence ATGTCCACCGACACCCTGAAGTCGACCGCCGACACCGTCGATGCCTTTTTCGAGGCCTTCGGAAGCGGAAATCAGTCGGCCCTGCTCGACCTGTTCGCCGACGAGGTGGACTTCACCGTCGCGGGCGCCCCCAACGTCCCGTGGGCCGGCAGCAGGTCCACCAAGGAAGAGATCGCCGAGTTCTTCGGGCTCTTCGGCCAAGTCCTCACGCCCCCGGAGTCCTTCGCCCTCACGGGCCGGGTGACCGAAGGCGAGCACGCCGTCGTCTTCGCCACCTGCGTCTTCGGGGTCCTCGCCACGGGCAAGAAGTTCACCAACAGCTACGCGCTGCACTTCACCGTCGTCGACGGCCGGATCGTCGGCTATCGCATGTATGAGGACAGCTACGCCATCCACGAGGCGTTCACCGCCTGA
- a CDS encoding DMT family transporter, with translation MNQNKLLLRTALGPTLGGTSYLVAQYLPPSPYWDAVLRAAPAGLLLLALKPALPKGTWWWRSLVVGALNIGFFFGLLFVSAQRLSSGVSATIGALSTLFAIGFAVPVLRERIRPVQYVAAVIGVCGVALLVFRGDSSLDALGVVAGLGSALSLGLGSVLSRRWGRPEGIGGITFASWTLLGGSAVLLPIALLAEGAPPSITLSQLGGLAWVAFGCSALAYYLLLSGLQALPISLSAPLPLLGPVSAGFFGWLIAGETLAPLQLLGGAIVLGSVLGATWPRKPKATVEAVPDAPLPTTEAEPPAPLAGRR, from the coding sequence ATGAATCAAAACAAGTTGCTGCTGCGCACGGCGCTCGGCCCCACGCTCGGCGGCACCTCCTATCTCGTCGCCCAGTACCTGCCGCCCAGCCCCTACTGGGACGCGGTCCTGCGCGCCGCCCCGGCCGGGCTGCTCCTGCTCGCCCTCAAGCCCGCCCTGCCCAAGGGCACGTGGTGGTGGCGCAGTCTCGTGGTGGGCGCCCTGAACATCGGGTTCTTCTTCGGGCTCCTGTTCGTCTCGGCGCAGCGGCTGTCCAGTGGCGTCTCCGCCACCATCGGCGCCCTGTCCACGCTCTTCGCCATCGGCTTCGCCGTTCCGGTGCTCAGGGAACGGATCCGGCCCGTGCAGTACGTGGCCGCGGTCATCGGCGTCTGCGGCGTCGCCCTGCTGGTGTTCCGCGGGGACAGCAGTCTCGACGCCCTCGGTGTCGTGGCCGGTCTCGGCTCGGCCCTCAGCCTCGGGCTCGGCAGTGTCCTCTCCCGTCGCTGGGGACGGCCCGAAGGGATCGGCGGTATCACCTTCGCCTCCTGGACCCTGCTCGGCGGCAGCGCCGTCCTCCTGCCCATCGCGCTCCTCGCCGAGGGCGCGCCGCCCTCCATCACCCTGTCGCAGCTCGGCGGTCTCGCCTGGGTCGCGTTCGGCTGCTCGGCGCTCGCCTACTACCTGCTGCTCTCCGGCCTCCAGGCGCTTCCCATCTCCCTGTCGGCCCCCCTGCCTCTGCTGGGCCCCGTCAGCGCGGGCTTCTTCGGCTGGCTCATCGCCGGCGAGACACTCGCCCCGCTCCAGCTGCTCGGCGGTGCGATCGTCCTCGGTTCGGTCCTCGGAGCCACCTGGCCCCGGAAACCCAAGGCCACCGTGGAAGCCGTGCCGGACGCCCCCTTGCCCACCACCGAAGCGGAGCCGCCGGCCCCGCTGGCCGGCCGGCGCTGA
- a CDS encoding FAD-dependent monooxygenase, with protein MPPQETDVLVVGAGPTGLALALVLRQAGLRVLVVERSTSRDRRTRAITLHAPTLEFLDALGLLTEVREKGLALERISFHTHQGSYHGPLTGLDSTVDGYLNLPQPVYEELLEEAARDSGVLFRHGTTYLGHSGGDRSPDHSPDESPDEPLTVRLNGAGGPSLVRCRYLIGCDGAGSQVRARLGSSLEGRHAPASYLLVEGTPLLPATEPETGIYVGRAGMVTLAPLPSGQVRVAGPADMMLALDKDAQVTADQVATLVDALGFGDRLRLKQVARVAQYTVQERIASRMAEGRVALAGDAAHLNAPAGGQGLNLGIGDVLDLAWRIVYAIRHDTAADMAGYESERREAAAEAIAAADVLPLVQRMRTAGGTADEETLRQALTRHAPRWSQLYPHHPAPDAPDLPGAYRLEKGTRVPTAVRETTGPVDLLPAGTDATLSTLLVAHPSFLARARDLAGGHTELLGCPPVGMLDTVPLDEHHPRVRAMWPQGAAALLVRPDRRVAAVLTADALAGGARRLALSTT; from the coding sequence ATGCCCCCTCAGGAAACCGACGTCCTCGTGGTCGGCGCGGGCCCGACCGGCCTCGCCCTGGCCCTGGTACTGCGCCAGGCGGGGCTGCGGGTACTCGTCGTGGAGCGGAGCACCAGCCGTGACCGGCGGACGCGGGCCATCACCCTGCATGCGCCCACCCTGGAGTTCCTCGACGCGCTCGGCCTGCTGACCGAGGTGCGGGAGAAGGGCCTGGCGCTGGAGCGCATCTCCTTCCACACCCACCAGGGGTCCTACCACGGCCCGTTGACCGGCCTGGACAGCACCGTCGACGGCTATCTCAATCTGCCGCAACCCGTCTATGAGGAGCTTCTGGAGGAAGCGGCCCGCGACAGCGGCGTCCTCTTCCGCCACGGCACCACGTACCTGGGGCACTCCGGCGGGGACCGGTCGCCGGACCACTCGCCGGACGAGTCACCGGACGAGCCGCTGACAGTGCGGCTCAACGGGGCCGGCGGGCCTTCCCTGGTGCGGTGCCGGTATCTGATCGGGTGCGACGGCGCCGGCAGCCAGGTACGCGCGCGGCTCGGCTCGTCCCTGGAAGGCCGCCACGCGCCCGCCAGTTACCTCCTCGTCGAAGGCACCCCTCTCCTGCCGGCGACCGAGCCGGAGACGGGCATCTACGTGGGCCGCGCCGGAATGGTCACCCTCGCTCCCTTGCCCTCGGGGCAGGTACGCGTCGCCGGTCCGGCCGACATGATGCTCGCCCTGGACAAGGACGCCCAGGTCACCGCGGACCAGGTCGCCACCCTCGTGGACGCCCTCGGCTTCGGTGACAGGCTGCGGCTGAAGCAGGTGGCGCGGGTGGCCCAGTACACCGTGCAGGAACGCATCGCCTCACGCATGGCCGAGGGCCGTGTCGCCCTGGCCGGGGACGCCGCCCACCTCAACGCCCCGGCCGGGGGCCAGGGCCTCAACCTGGGCATCGGTGACGTGCTCGACCTGGCCTGGCGCATCGTGTACGCGATACGCCACGACACCGCCGCCGACATGGCGGGCTACGAGTCCGAACGGCGGGAAGCCGCGGCCGAGGCGATCGCGGCCGCCGACGTCCTGCCCCTGGTCCAGCGGATGCGCACAGCCGGTGGCACGGCGGACGAGGAGACGCTGCGGCAGGCGCTGACCAGGCATGCTCCCCGCTGGAGCCAGCTCTACCCGCACCATCCCGCCCCCGACGCCCCGGACCTGCCCGGCGCCTACCGGCTGGAGAAGGGCACCCGCGTGCCCACCGCCGTACGGGAGACCACCGGGCCGGTCGATCTGCTGCCCGCGGGCACGGACGCCACGCTCAGCACGCTGCTCGTCGCTCACCCGTCCTTCCTCGCACGGGCGCGCGACCTCGCCGGCGGCCACACGGAGCTGCTCGGATGCCCGCCCGTCGGCATGCTCGACACCGTGCCCCTGGATGAACACCATCCGCGGGTCCGGGCGATGTGGCCGCAGGGCGCGGCCGCCTTGCTGGTCCGTCCCGACCGGCGCGTCGCCGCGGTCCTCACCGCTGACGCCCTGGCCGGCGGTGCGCGCCGGCTCGCCCTGTCCACCACCTGA
- a CDS encoding nuclear transport factor 2 family protein: MTFPAMPKAVHQFYAGSQAADADLWAEAFAEDGIFHDPVGSEPIRGREAIRTKLRNVIPRFDPFLGITPIDAYTTGGQTAVSWRGAVVSTEGKPVNWAGIHVYRLNEQGLIAELWAYFHHGVFAAQLADDH, translated from the coding sequence ATGACGTTCCCCGCCATGCCCAAGGCCGTCCACCAGTTCTACGCCGGCTCCCAGGCCGCGGACGCCGACCTGTGGGCCGAGGCCTTCGCCGAGGACGGGATCTTCCACGACCCGGTCGGCAGCGAGCCGATCCGGGGCCGCGAGGCCATCCGGACCAAGCTCCGCAACGTGATCCCGCGCTTCGACCCCTTCCTCGGCATCACGCCGATCGACGCCTACACCACCGGCGGCCAGACCGCCGTCTCGTGGCGCGGCGCGGTCGTCAGCACCGAAGGAAAGCCCGTCAACTGGGCGGGCATCCATGTATACCGTCTCAACGAGCAGGGCTTGATCGCCGAGCTGTGGGCCTACTTCCACCACGGCGTCTTCGCGGCTCAGCTCGCCGACGACCACTGA
- a CDS encoding AvrD family protein yields MQSTATSDILRISSADDELGSREGRFFGEGFKRVTQALTDITIRDATHEAPGRIDATAAIGIPGTWSRKGDTHQRPHLSTIDAMVLAAQLTGLYAAHVFELPPTGPFLIRSLAIKAGGTPDEENLGSFAVRAVHHSTNDIAALRRRLTAMDCTIGSMTVRVVVEHAATAPTSRTEGFYARPEDLPGPWNDAPYGASHLGRHQFLTGIEADVEAHTASAELSITTDPGGTRRAALPATMIDLFTSALQLGQILLYRLDGLDRATSNTLWMRSTTITPAPGAGSDDGRFHAELVRTNKLPTPQGVWRTGQIVATAAGMRLTCNVAHLLP; encoded by the coding sequence ATGCAGAGTACAGCTACATCGGACATTCTCCGCATCAGCTCCGCGGACGATGAGCTGGGGAGCCGTGAGGGACGCTTCTTCGGGGAGGGCTTCAAGCGCGTCACTCAGGCACTCACCGACATCACCATCCGGGACGCCACGCACGAAGCACCCGGACGCATCGACGCCACGGCCGCGATCGGCATACCCGGCACGTGGTCCCGCAAAGGCGACACCCACCAGCGGCCGCACCTGTCGACCATCGACGCCATGGTCCTCGCCGCCCAGCTCACCGGCCTCTACGCCGCCCACGTCTTCGAGCTGCCGCCCACCGGACCGTTCCTGATCCGGTCCCTGGCCATCAAGGCAGGCGGCACACCGGACGAGGAGAACCTCGGTTCCTTCGCCGTCCGCGCGGTCCACCACTCCACGAACGACATCGCCGCCCTGCGCCGCCGCCTCACCGCCATGGACTGCACCATCGGCTCGATGACCGTGCGTGTGGTGGTCGAACACGCCGCGACCGCGCCCACCTCGCGGACCGAGGGCTTCTACGCCCGTCCGGAAGATCTCCCCGGCCCCTGGAACGACGCCCCCTACGGTGCGTCCCACCTCGGCCGCCACCAGTTCCTCACCGGTATCGAGGCCGACGTCGAGGCGCACACGGCGAGCGCGGAGCTCAGCATCACCACCGACCCCGGCGGCACGCGCCGTGCCGCCCTCCCGGCGACGATGATCGACCTGTTCACCTCCGCGCTCCAGCTCGGCCAGATCCTTCTGTACCGGCTGGACGGCCTCGACCGTGCCACGTCCAACACCTTGTGGATGCGCAGCACCACCATCACCCCGGCGCCCGGGGCCGGGAGCGACGACGGGCGCTTCCACGCGGAGCTGGTCAGAACAAACAAACTGCCCACTCCGCAGGGCGTCTGGCGCACAGGGCAGATCGTCGCGACGGCCGCAGGGATGCGTTTGACCTGCAACGTCGCTCACCTTCTCCCCTGA